The following nucleotide sequence is from Salinigranum halophilum.
GCGTGGGCGTGGCCCTGGCTGCCGTAGCCGAGGACGGCGACCGTCTTGTCGTCGATGTGCGAGCGGTCCGCGTCGTCGTCGTAGTAGACGTCGATGGTGAATTCAGAGTCTGCGTTTGCGCTTGAGTCTGACATGGATGGATAGGTGGGAAACTGTGGTTTTTACGTTTCGATACGTCGGCGGGGTCAGTCGTCGGGCCAGTGTTTCGCCGTCGCGTTCGCGCCCGCCTCGAGCGCGGCCGTCCCGGTGCGGACGATCTCGCGGACGCCGAAGCGCTCGAACGTGTCGAGCGCGTTCTCGATGGTCGTGCTGGTGCCCGTCACCTCGATGGTGATGGCCTCGGCGCTCGCGTCCACGACGGTGCCGTCGTACATGTCGGCGACCGCGGCGATCTGGTCGGGATGCTCGCCGTCGACCTTGATGAGCGCGAGTTCGCGCCGCACCGCGTCTTCCGTCAGTTCGGTCACGGAGATGACCGGCACGAGCTTTTCTAACTGCTTTTTCGCCTGCTCGATGCCCGGTTCGGGCTCGCGAACGACGAGCGTGATGCGC
It contains:
- the ilvN gene encoding acetolactate synthase small subunit, which translates into the protein MSSEHSPDTETSRAEDTHRRGLKGPAPDERPHPEGRRNSQGIRIDPEVEAEPEVREAVLSALVLNEPGVLARASGLFARRQFNIESLTVGTTQDEEYSRITLVVREPEPGIEQAKKQLEKLVPVISVTELTEDAVRRELALIKVDGEHPDQIAAVADMYDGTVVDASAEAITIEVTGTSTTIENALDTFERFGVREIVRTGTAALEAGANATAKHWPDD